From the Desulfovibrio sp. JY genome, one window contains:
- a CDS encoding glycosyltransferase: MLSVSAITPSYNQGRFIGRTIESVLSQQGAFDLEYVVMDGGSTDETVSILQSYGGRLRYRSERDKGQPDAINKGIAATTGEVLAWLNSDDVYSPGTLQAVLEVFEARPDVDVVYGDGDHIDVDDAVIEPYPAEPFSLERLKDRCIICQPAAFFRRRVVERFGALDLRWQYTLDYEFWLRLAKGGAVFAYLPRKLAGSRFYPQTKTSGAKLKVHAEINDMMAATFGRVPDRWLCNYAHALVREQWKLAEKGLAFTPAVALASLGASVRWNRGVSAALARTTLSWLTRGLVRPGGTL, encoded by the coding sequence ATGTTAAGCGTCAGCGCCATCACCCCGTCCTACAACCAGGGGCGCTTCATCGGCCGTACCATCGAAAGCGTGCTGTCCCAGCAAGGCGCGTTCGACCTGGAATACGTGGTCATGGACGGCGGCAGCACGGACGAGACCGTCTCGATTTTACAAAGCTACGGCGGCCGGCTGCGCTACCGTTCCGAGCGCGACAAGGGGCAGCCCGACGCCATCAACAAGGGCATTGCCGCGACCACGGGCGAGGTCCTTGCCTGGCTCAATTCCGACGACGTCTACTCCCCCGGAACCCTTCAAGCGGTGCTTGAGGTTTTCGAGGCCCGACCGGACGTGGATGTGGTCTACGGCGACGGCGACCATATCGATGTGGACGACGCCGTCATCGAGCCCTATCCGGCCGAACCGTTCAGCCTGGAGCGGCTCAAGGATCGCTGCATCATCTGCCAGCCGGCCGCTTTTTTCCGGCGGCGGGTGGTGGAGCGGTTCGGGGCCCTCGACCTGCGCTGGCAATACACCCTGGATTACGAGTTCTGGCTGCGGCTGGCCAAGGGCGGGGCGGTTTTCGCCTATCTGCCGCGAAAGCTGGCCGGCTCGCGTTTTTATCCCCAGACCAAGACCTCGGGCGCGAAGCTTAAAGTGCATGCCGAGATCAACGACATGATGGCCGCCACCTTCGGCCGGGTGCCCGACCGCTGGCTGTGCAACTACGCCCATGCCCTGGTCCGGGAGCAGTGGAAGCTTGCCGAAAAGGGCCTGGCCTTCACTCCGGCCGTGGCCCTGGCCTCGCTCGGCGCTTCCGTTCGCTGGAACCGGGGTGTTTCGGCGGCGCTTGCCCGCACCACGCTGTCGTGGCTCACGCGCGGGCTCGTTCGTCCCGGCGGGACGCTATGA
- a CDS encoding glycosyltransferase family 4 protein codes for MKIGFDVSQTGAGKAGCGYFAAGLLAALAAVDRDNDYVLYPAFGDFWWESRPKACLRPAGSRFRLGPTFRRFWNQKRFFRQPPADFEARLGNPDIVHANNFFCPTGLARARLVYTLYDLSFLDNPVWTTEGNRTGCFDGVFRAATTADYVVSISEYSLDHFLRIFPQYPRSRAVVAPLASRFSTASPQARPRNADALAPGGYWLCVGTIEPRKNHERLFAAYAAWRKETGGEMPLVLAGGKGWLMDDVARTVGELGIADHLVFTGYVSDAELAWLYANCHAFLYPSLFEGFGLPVLEAMNLGAAVICSDATSLPEVAGEAAIMVDPLDVAGLAQAMAKLADVAALREALRQKSLARAGLFSWERTAQVVRDAYAACAALPRLGA; via the coding sequence ATGAAAATCGGCTTCGACGTGTCCCAGACCGGCGCTGGCAAGGCGGGTTGCGGCTATTTCGCCGCCGGCCTGCTTGCCGCCCTGGCTGCCGTCGACCGGGACAACGACTACGTGCTCTATCCGGCCTTTGGGGATTTCTGGTGGGAATCCCGGCCCAAGGCTTGCCTGCGTCCGGCCGGAAGCCGCTTTCGCCTGGGGCCGACCTTTCGTCGGTTCTGGAATCAGAAACGCTTTTTCCGCCAGCCGCCGGCCGATTTCGAAGCCAGGCTCGGCAACCCGGATATTGTCCACGCCAACAATTTCTTTTGTCCCACGGGGCTTGCCCGCGCCCGGCTTGTCTACACGCTCTACGACCTGTCGTTTCTGGACAACCCGGTCTGGACCACTGAGGGCAACCGCACCGGCTGTTTCGACGGCGTGTTCCGGGCCGCGACCACGGCGGATTACGTGGTGTCCATCTCCGAATATTCCCTCGACCACTTCTTGAGGATTTTTCCGCAGTATCCGCGATCCCGGGCGGTTGTCGCGCCCCTGGCCAGCCGCTTTTCGACCGCTTCGCCGCAGGCCCGGCCGCGTAACGCCGACGCTCTCGCGCCCGGGGGCTATTGGCTTTGTGTGGGCACCATCGAGCCGCGCAAGAACCATGAGCGGCTCTTTGCTGCCTACGCCGCCTGGCGCAAGGAAACGGGTGGGGAGATGCCGCTGGTCCTGGCCGGGGGCAAGGGCTGGCTCATGGACGATGTGGCCCGCACGGTGGGGGAACTCGGCATTGCCGACCATCTCGTTTTTACGGGCTATGTGTCCGACGCCGAGCTGGCCTGGCTCTACGCCAACTGCCACGCCTTTCTCTATCCCTCGCTTTTCGAGGGCTTCGGCCTGCCGGTGCTGGAGGCCATGAACCTTGGCGCGGCGGTCATCTGTTCCGACGCCACGTCCCTGCCCGAGGTGGCGGGGGAGGCGGCCATCATGGTCGATCCGCTGGATGTGGCGGGACTGGCCCAGGCCATGGCGAAGCTCGCGGACGTTGCCGCCTTGCGGGAAGCGCTGCGGCAGAAATCACTGGCCCGGGCCGGGCTTTTTTCCTGGGAGCGCACGGCGCAGGTTGTGCGCGACGCTTACGCCGCCTGTGCCGCGCTGCCGCGATTGGGTGCCTGA